In the genome of Bacteroidales bacterium, one region contains:
- a CDS encoding protein-L-isoaspartate(D-aspartate) O-methyltransferase, with protein MAATQLIDTYRHQGLRQKLTALLRQKGIKDENVLKAINTIPRHYFFDSSFLEYAYEDKAFPIGSGQTISQPYTVAFQSELLQVKPTMRILEIGTGSGYQSCILAEMGAKVYTIERQKLLYDKTKLLLPKMHFRIRPFFGDGYKGLPAHAPFDRILITAAAPSIPEALIAQLKVGGIMVVPVGDDTQIMHRLIRISEKEVISEQHGNFRFVPMLNDRANDI; from the coding sequence ATGGCGGCTACTCAGCTGATTGACACTTACAGGCACCAGGGCTTAAGGCAAAAACTCACTGCATTGCTTCGACAAAAAGGGATTAAGGACGAAAACGTACTTAAAGCCATTAACACTATCCCCAGACATTATTTTTTTGATTCTTCTTTTCTTGAATATGCCTATGAGGATAAGGCATTTCCCATTGGATCAGGCCAGACAATTTCTCAGCCTTACACTGTTGCATTTCAGAGTGAGTTATTGCAGGTCAAGCCAACAATGAGGATACTGGAGATAGGCACCGGATCGGGTTATCAGTCATGTATTCTTGCAGAGATGGGGGCCAAGGTTTACACTATTGAACGACAAAAACTGCTTTACGATAAAACGAAATTGCTGTTACCTAAGATGCATTTTCGGATCAGGCCCTTTTTCGGGGATGGATATAAGGGTTTACCGGCCCATGCTCCATTCGACAGGATACTGATTACTGCTGCAGCTCCTTCAATTCCGGAAGCACTCATTGCTCAGCTTAAGGTTGGAGGCATTATGGTAGTCCCGGTAGGTGATGATACCCAGATTATGCACCGACTTATCAGGATTAGTGAGAAAGAGGTGATCTCTGAACAGCATGGAAATTTCAGGTTTGTTCCGATGTTAAACGATAGGGCAAACGATATCTGA
- a CDS encoding TonB-dependent receptor: MRITFLLSFLLILSLVQGVAQNGTLKGRVFNVKNNEPLPFTNIIIAGTTIGSVSDMDGNFLFTGLNPGYIKLTSTAVGFENVTTEEILITNAKTVFIDIPMLEKPIQLSKVEIKASVFKRVEESPVSLKSLGISEIEKSPGANRDISKVIQSLPGVASSVSFRNDIIVRGGGPSENKFLLDGIEIPNLNHFATQGASGGPVGIINTDFLREVDLYTGAFPASRGNALSSVLDMKLIDGNPDKVVYRATLGASEAALSANGPLTEKTSFLLSVRRSYLQFLFSAIGLPFLPTFNDYQVKVKTKFNQKNELTIISIGALDKLKLNMGIKEPTEDQQFILDYLPVNNQWNYAIGAVYRHYRKNSYGTFVLSRNMLNNEAFKYESNEDDNPDKLNLQYTSQEIENKARYEDIIRKNGYKVTIGGGIEQAKYNNNTFQRVFIPMASDTITSIRYNSELDFLKWNLFSQVSRGYFGERLNLSLGVRLDASTYSDQMMNPLDQFSPRFSASYSITEKFRMNFNAGRYFQLPSYTMLGFRASDGKLLNKANGITYIQADHLVAGIEYQRNPVSKLTFEGFYKWYSNYPFSVKDSVSIASKPADFGVYGNEEVTSSVKGKAYGLEVYYKDKIMKNVDLTVSYTLVRSSSENSKGEYIPSAWDNRHIINVTGFANLGKNWEIGMKWRFVGGAPYTPYDLDRSSLISAWNVQGQGYFDYQQYNTQRLSGFHQLDLRVDKEFFFKKWSLNIYLDIQNLYNFKSEGAPNLVQVRDASGIPLTDPEDPSRYQLKYLQNESGTVLPAIGIIVEI, from the coding sequence ATGAGAATTACATTTCTTTTGTCGTTTCTACTCATCTTAAGCCTGGTGCAGGGAGTTGCGCAGAATGGGACACTCAAAGGCCGGGTGTTCAATGTCAAGAATAATGAACCTTTACCCTTCACCAATATCATCATTGCCGGTACAACCATTGGTTCGGTGAGTGATATGGATGGTAATTTCCTTTTCACCGGGTTAAATCCAGGGTATATAAAATTGACATCAACAGCAGTTGGATTTGAGAATGTTACTACTGAGGAGATTCTTATCACCAATGCCAAAACGGTCTTCATTGATATTCCGATGCTTGAGAAACCAATACAATTGAGTAAAGTTGAGATCAAGGCATCTGTATTCAAAAGGGTAGAAGAAAGCCCGGTTTCTCTGAAATCGTTGGGAATATCTGAGATTGAAAAGAGCCCGGGAGCTAACCGTGACATTTCTAAAGTAATTCAATCCTTACCTGGTGTTGCATCTTCAGTGTCTTTCCGAAATGATATCATTGTCAGGGGTGGCGGGCCTTCTGAGAATAAATTCCTACTGGATGGGATAGAAATTCCTAATTTGAACCATTTTGCCACACAAGGCGCATCGGGTGGCCCTGTTGGAATCATTAATACAGATTTTCTCAGGGAAGTGGATCTTTATACCGGTGCTTTCCCGGCAAGCAGGGGGAATGCGCTCAGTTCGGTGTTGGATATGAAACTCATCGACGGTAATCCTGATAAGGTTGTTTACCGGGCAACATTAGGTGCCAGTGAGGCTGCCCTGAGTGCCAATGGCCCGCTCACTGAAAAAACAAGCTTTCTTTTATCTGTCAGACGTTCATATCTTCAATTTCTGTTCAGCGCCATAGGATTGCCTTTCCTTCCTACTTTCAATGATTACCAGGTGAAAGTTAAAACAAAGTTCAACCAGAAAAATGAACTGACTATCATCAGTATTGGAGCCCTGGATAAGCTTAAATTGAATATGGGGATCAAGGAACCAACAGAAGATCAGCAATTTATTTTAGATTACCTGCCAGTAAACAATCAGTGGAATTATGCCATTGGAGCGGTGTATCGCCATTACAGGAAAAATTCATATGGCACTTTTGTATTAAGTCGAAATATGCTGAATAATGAAGCTTTCAAATATGAATCCAACGAAGATGACAATCCTGATAAGTTGAATCTTCAATATACTTCCCAGGAAATAGAAAATAAAGCCAGGTATGAGGATATTATTCGGAAGAATGGCTACAAAGTCACAATCGGTGGTGGAATAGAGCAGGCAAAATATAATAATAATACGTTTCAGAGGGTCTTCATTCCAATGGCCTCTGATACCATCACTTCTATCCGTTACAATTCAGAACTGGACTTCTTAAAGTGGAATCTCTTTTCACAAGTTAGCAGGGGTTATTTCGGTGAGCGGCTCAATCTTTCATTAGGTGTGAGATTGGATGCTTCTACCTATTCTGATCAGATGATGAACCCGCTTGATCAGTTTTCACCGCGGTTCTCAGCTTCTTACTCTATTACAGAGAAGTTCAGGATGAATTTCAATGCTGGCCGGTATTTCCAGCTTCCTTCTTATACAATGCTGGGATTTAGGGCATCCGATGGTAAACTTCTGAATAAAGCCAATGGCATCACTTACATTCAGGCTGATCACCTGGTTGCTGGGATTGAATATCAGAGGAATCCTGTTTCAAAACTCACCTTTGAAGGGTTTTATAAATGGTATTCAAACTATCCTTTCTCTGTGAAGGATTCGGTTTCAATAGCAAGTAAACCTGCTGATTTTGGGGTTTATGGAAATGAGGAGGTTACTTCTTCAGTAAAAGGTAAAGCCTATGGACTCGAGGTTTATTATAAAGATAAGATCATGAAAAATGTAGATCTTACCGTTTCATATACCCTGGTGCGCTCTTCCTCAGAAAATAGTAAAGGAGAGTACATTCCGAGTGCCTGGGATAATCGTCACATTATTAACGTTACAGGATTTGCCAATCTTGGTAAAAACTGGGAAATAGGAATGAAGTGGAGGTTCGTTGGCGGAGCCCCTTATACACCATATGATCTCGATCGTTCCTCACTTATTAGTGCCTGGAATGTCCAGGGCCAGGGATACTTTGATTATCAGCAATATAATACTCAAAGGCTTTCAGGATTTCATCAATTGGACCTTCGGGTAGATAAGGAGTTTTTCTTTAAAAAGTGGTCACTTAACATATACCTGGATATTCAGAATCTTTATAACTTTAAATCAGAAGGTGCTCCAAACCTTGTGCAGGTGCGTGATGCCAGTGGAATCCCCCTGACAGATCCTGAAGACCCATCCAGGTATCAGTTGAAATACCTTCAGAATGAATCAGGTACTGTTTTACCTGCAATAGGAATAATTGTTGAAATATAA
- the miaA gene encoding tRNA (adenosine(37)-N6)-dimethylallyltransferase MiaA encodes MLKPKKPLIILLGPTAVGKTLLAARLAHNLDGEVISADSRQVFRGMDIGTGKDWSDYIVKGKKIKAHLIDVADPGTEYSVFTFLREFDSAYETIVQKNKIPIVCGGTGLYLEALIKGYTFSEVPMNQEFRNRMDELSDAEIIGLLSQKRKLHNTTDVLDRARMIRALEIETYGKSGPAVKKFDFSDSLVFGLRFDRKIIRERISLRLKSRLENGMIEEVKGLLEKGVDPMMLKNYGLEYNYITRFIQGELDFEQMSGLLRTAIHQFAKRQMTWFRRMEKNGIQIEWLEGEDGQDKNLIYMLSAISSRATIKD; translated from the coding sequence ATGCTTAAACCTAAGAAACCGTTGATCATTCTATTGGGTCCAACTGCGGTAGGTAAAACCCTTCTTGCTGCCAGGCTTGCACATAACCTGGACGGGGAAGTGATCAGTGCCGATTCACGCCAGGTCTTCAGAGGAATGGATATAGGAACAGGAAAAGATTGGTCAGACTATATAGTTAAAGGAAAAAAAATAAAAGCTCACCTGATTGATGTGGCGGATCCGGGAACTGAGTACAGCGTATTCACATTTCTCAGGGAATTTGATTCGGCTTATGAAACCATAGTCCAAAAAAACAAAATTCCTATCGTGTGTGGTGGTACAGGTTTGTACCTGGAAGCACTTATCAAAGGCTATACTTTCTCGGAAGTGCCTATGAATCAAGAATTTCGCAATCGTATGGATGAGCTGTCAGATGCTGAAATCATTGGTTTGCTTTCACAGAAAAGGAAATTGCATAACACAACAGATGTATTGGACCGGGCAAGGATGATCAGGGCCCTTGAAATTGAAACCTATGGCAAATCCGGGCCTGCGGTGAAAAAGTTTGATTTTTCCGATTCCCTGGTATTCGGGCTACGTTTCGACCGAAAGATTATTCGTGAGAGGATTAGTTTGCGGTTGAAAAGCAGGCTTGAAAATGGTATGATTGAAGAAGTCAAAGGACTTCTGGAAAAAGGTGTGGACCCAATGATGCTCAAAAACTACGGTTTGGAGTATAACTATATTACAAGGTTTATCCAGGGTGAACTGGATTTTGAGCAGATGTCAGGCCTGCTTCGTACAGCCATCCACCAGTTTGCCAAACGCCAGATGACATGGTTTCGCAGGATGGAAAAGAATGGTATACAGATCGAATGGCTGGAAGGGGAAGATGGTCAGGATAAAAATCTTATTTATATGTTGAGCGCAATTTCATCAAGGGCAACCATTAAAGATTAA